In the Agrococcus sp. Marseille-Q4369 genome, one interval contains:
- a CDS encoding NADPH-dependent FMN reductase translates to MAETYHHEPPYTIGVICGSISASSINRRLARALIKLAPDDLQCSFIEIDKLDLYDHDRDGDYPPEALELKRQIRGADGILIVTPEYNRSVPGALKNAIDWASRPYGENALSRKPVGIIGTSPGAIGTAVGQQHLKTIMSFCNAPLMNEIEAYVQYTDGLVDDDDDITVESTKEFLSTYMRALDDFVRRVLTVIPKPDGSTAA, encoded by the coding sequence ATGGCTGAGACGTACCACCACGAACCCCCGTACACGATCGGCGTCATCTGCGGCAGCATCTCCGCGTCGTCGATCAACCGCCGGCTCGCCCGGGCGCTCATCAAGCTCGCGCCCGACGACCTGCAGTGCTCGTTCATCGAGATCGACAAGCTCGACCTCTACGACCACGACCGGGACGGCGACTACCCGCCCGAGGCCCTCGAGCTCAAGCGGCAGATCAGGGGGGCCGACGGCATCCTGATCGTCACGCCCGAGTACAATCGCTCGGTGCCCGGCGCGCTCAAGAACGCGATCGACTGGGCCTCGCGGCCCTACGGCGAGAACGCGCTGTCGCGGAAGCCCGTCGGCATCATCGGCACCTCCCCCGGCGCGATCGGCACGGCCGTCGGGCAGCAGCACCTGAAGACGATCATGTCGTTCTGCAACGCGCCGCTCATGAACGAGATCGAGGCGTACGTGCAGTACACGGATGGGCTGGTCGACGACGACGACGACATCACCGTGGAGTCGACGAAGGAGTTCCTCTCGACCTACATGCGCGCGCTCGACGACTTCGTGCGGCGGGTGCTGACGGTGATCCCGAAGCCCGACGGGTCGACCGCGGCCTGA
- a CDS encoding MFS transporter: MRRSPDQPATLRDDGSHAQPKRRWLALAVLLLPTALTLMSVTSINVALPSIRESLGAGPVEQTLILTSYTIAFALVLLPAGRLGDRYGHKRVFIVGVAVFTLASAWCALAPDPTQLILGRVLSGVAGGLVLTPLNALIQLLYSGRERARPFAIMGAVFGAASAVGPMLGGLLLEVGGESGWHLVFWVNVPFGVVAAIAAALVIPRGTPLGVRGRDPLGLLLFSLGITALVLPFSLGSGVTPANLGVLATGLALLAGFALWERARERGERFAIVPLRLFRQRALPIGIITTFLGFASFTASFLMLALLWIDALRNAPLEAGIVVTPFALGSVTGALVSQRLSRRFGVRTVTFGLALVGGSLAVVGVLLVALPPAAITLPVMAAPLLAIGLGVGLFVGPNTNAAFVQTEPRDAGIASALITAAQRTGTAVGIGVISALYALGPGGSSEVVNHAAATFTTAAIAGAAVAVMVLSRRSRLEVPERR; this comes from the coding sequence ATGAGGCGATCGCCCGACCAGCCCGCGACCTTGCGGGACGACGGCTCGCATGCGCAGCCGAAGCGCCGCTGGCTCGCGCTCGCCGTGCTGCTGCTGCCGACGGCGCTCACGCTCATGAGCGTCACGAGCATCAACGTGGCGCTGCCGTCGATCCGCGAGAGCCTCGGTGCCGGGCCGGTTGAGCAGACGCTCATCCTGACCTCCTACACGATCGCGTTCGCGCTCGTGCTGCTGCCAGCCGGGCGGCTCGGCGACCGCTACGGGCACAAGCGCGTCTTCATCGTCGGCGTCGCCGTCTTCACGCTCGCGAGCGCGTGGTGCGCGCTCGCGCCCGACCCGACGCAGCTCATCCTCGGCCGCGTGCTCTCGGGCGTCGCGGGCGGGCTCGTGCTCACGCCGCTCAACGCGCTCATCCAGCTGCTCTACTCGGGGCGGGAGCGGGCGCGGCCCTTCGCGATCATGGGCGCCGTCTTCGGCGCCGCGAGCGCGGTCGGCCCGATGCTCGGCGGGCTGCTGCTCGAGGTGGGCGGCGAATCGGGCTGGCACCTCGTCTTCTGGGTCAATGTGCCCTTCGGGGTCGTCGCGGCGATCGCGGCGGCGCTCGTCATCCCGCGCGGCACGCCGCTGGGCGTGCGCGGCCGGGACCCGCTCGGGCTGCTGCTGTTCAGTCTCGGCATCACTGCGCTCGTGCTGCCCTTCTCGCTCGGCAGCGGCGTGACGCCCGCGAACCTCGGCGTGCTCGCGACCGGGCTCGCACTGCTCGCGGGCTTCGCGCTGTGGGAGCGGGCGCGGGAGCGCGGCGAGCGCTTCGCGATCGTGCCGCTGCGGCTCTTCCGGCAGCGGGCGCTGCCGATCGGCATCATCACAACCTTCCTCGGCTTCGCGAGCTTCACCGCGTCGTTCCTCATGCTCGCGCTGCTGTGGATCGACGCGCTCCGCAACGCACCGCTCGAGGCGGGAATCGTCGTCACGCCGTTCGCGCTCGGCTCGGTGACCGGGGCGCTCGTCTCGCAGCGGCTGAGCCGGCGCTTCGGCGTGCGCACCGTCACCTTCGGGCTCGCGCTCGTCGGCGGCAGCCTCGCGGTCGTCGGAGTGCTCCTCGTCGCGCTGCCGCCCGCGGCCATCACGCTGCCGGTCATGGCAGCGCCGCTGCTCGCGATCGGACTCGGCGTCGGCCTCTTCGTCGGCCCCAACACCAACGCGGCGTTCGTGCAGACCGAGCCGCGCGACGCGGGCATCGCCTCCGCGCTCATCACCGCGGCGCAGCGCACCGGCACGGCCGTCGGCATCGGCGTCATCTCGGCGCTCTACGCGCTCGGTCCCGGCGGCTCGAGCGAGGTGGTGAACCACGCCGCCGCGACTTTCACGACTGCCGCGATCGCGGGTGCGGCCGTCGCCGTGATGGTCCTGAGTCGACGGAGTCGGCTCGAGGTGCCGGAGCGGCGCTGA
- a CDS encoding nucleotidyltransferase domain-containing protein, with product MRLQNPFAVLAPSGIDSQVLTVLARVEQFLSVHQIQQLLPERGSLQGVRNSVERLLEQGTVRERVAGRSRAYGINREHLLADAIASISRAKQEFLARLRDAVAAWPLRPLSVVMFGSAARNEMRSDSDIDLLFVFPDDAPDDLSHELVHQLVARAAAWTGNDVRPLVYSDREIEPASIFESILRDGVEIAGEPSWLRRRLREGVRA from the coding sequence ATGCGTCTGCAGAATCCGTTCGCCGTGCTCGCCCCCTCGGGCATCGACTCCCAGGTGCTTACCGTGCTGGCGCGCGTTGAGCAGTTCCTCTCGGTACATCAGATTCAGCAGCTGCTGCCGGAGCGCGGCTCGTTGCAGGGGGTGCGCAACTCGGTCGAGAGGCTCCTCGAGCAAGGCACGGTGCGAGAGCGTGTGGCCGGGCGCAGTCGCGCGTACGGCATCAACCGAGAGCACCTGCTGGCGGACGCGATCGCGTCGATCAGCCGAGCCAAGCAGGAGTTCCTGGCACGGCTGCGCGACGCCGTCGCGGCATGGCCGTTGCGTCCCCTCAGCGTCGTGATGTTCGGGTCGGCGGCGCGCAACGAGATGCGATCCGACAGTGACATCGATCTGCTCTTCGTGTTCCCGGACGATGCGCCGGACGACCTCTCTCACGAGCTGGTGCACCAGCTCGTCGCCCGTGCCGCGGCATGGACGGGCAACGACGTGAGGCCGCTCGTCTACAGTGACCGCGAGATCGAGCCAGCGAGCATCTTCGAGTCCATCCTCCGCGACGGGGTCGAGATCGCCGGTGAGCCTTCGTGGCTCCGTCGGCGCCTGCGCGAAGGGGTTCGAGCGTGA